A part of Ananas comosus cultivar F153 unplaced genomic scaffold, ASM154086v1, whole genome shotgun sequence genomic DNA contains:
- the LOC109706409 gene encoding probable leucine-rich repeat receptor-like protein kinase At5g49770, which translates to MATHRRLLLLLFFCLASVRAGLADTNSQDVAALQALMNNWQNVPPNWGQNSDPCGSQWDGIICTNGRITSLRLPSMSLKGQLPADIAQLSALNYLDLSSNPDLGGPLTPSIGNLKQLTTLILAGCSFTGNIPQELGNLGQLYFLALNSNNFTGRIPGTLGLLSNLNWFDVAENQLSGPLPVSSNSTPGLDLLVNTQHFHFNKNQLSGQLQEKLFNSKMILIHLLFDGNKFTGPIPTSVGLLQKLQILRLDKNQFSGNIPASITNLTTLNELHLAGNELQGTVPDLSALTNLNYVDLSNNTFDSSPAPPWFSTLTSLNALFWQRGGLTGKIPTSLFALPQLQQVVLATNTFNGTLNMSSNLGPDLQTVDFQDNAITQIDIASSYSNTLILVGNPVCLDSQYANGLFCQLKQKVVTPYTTSLAKCGNSSACPVDQSLSPQSCSCAYPYQGSLVFRAPLFADLTNSTLFQSLESSLWTKLELAPNAVYLSDLHFSSDGYLYIQVEFFSSTGTSFNRSEIIRIGSDLTNQIWKAPPIFGPYYFLGYPYFSTGGSGGSSSMSTGVIAGISVACALLLIGLVVVGLYALRQRKARREAKTTNPFASWGVGGKDDGSAPQLKGARWFSFDEMKKCTNNFSGNNEIGAGGYGNVYKGVLTNGQIVAIKRAQQGSMQGALEFKTEIELLSRVHHKNLVGLVGFCFDQGEQMLVYEYIPNGTLRDNLIGKGGMHLDWMKRLKIALGAARGLAYLHELADPPIIHRDIKSTNILLDENLNAKVADFGLSKLVLDSQKGHVSTQVKGTLGYLDPEYYMTKQLSEKSDVYSFGVVMLELISSRLPIEKGKYIVREVRMAIDQYDQEYYGLQDIIDPLIKISVKLVGFRRFVQLAMECVEESASNRPTMNEVVKEIEIIMQNEGVSTTSNSAQSSATEFGNARGAPRHPYEEQVPIRDEGSSAFAYSGGYSYEVNVEPK; encoded by the exons GGACCTGTCCTCCAACCCCGACCTCGGCGGCCCACTTACTCCAAGTATCGGCAATCTGAAGCAGCTCACCACACT AATCTTGGCTGGTTGTAGCTTCACTGGCAACATTCCACAAGAGTTGGGCAATTTAGGACAGCTCTATTTCCT GGCTTTAAACTCAAACAACTTCACTGGCAGAATACCTGGTACACTCGGTCTGCTCTCAAATCTCAATTGGTTCGATGTGGCCGAAAATCAATTGTCTGGACCTCTGCCAGTTTCATCGAACTCAACTCCTGGCTTGGACCTACTTGTCAATACACAGCATTT CCATTTCAATAAGAACCAGCTGTCGGGACAGCTCCAAGAAAAGCTTTTCAACTCTAAGATGATCCTTATACACCT ATTATTTGATGGAAATAAATTTACCGGGCCAATCCCAACATCAGTAGGACTTCTGCAAAAACTCCAGATTCT CCGGCTTGATAAAAACCAATTCAGCGGTAACATTCCTGCATCAATCACCAACCTAACTACTCTTAACGAGCT GCACTTAGCAGGAAATGAACTTCAGGGAACAGTCCCAGATCTCAGTGCATTAACCAACCTCAACTACGT GGATTTGAGCAACAATACCTTCGATTCTTCACCTGCTCCGCCTTGGTTCTCGACATTGACATCTCTCAATGCTCT ATTTTGGCAGAGGGGAGGGCTTACTGGGAAAATCCCTACGTCGTTATTCGCATTGCCTCAACTGCAGCAAGT TGTGTTGGCTACCAATACATTTAACGGCACGCTCAACATGAGCAGCAACCTCGGCCCAGACCTACAGACTGTAGATTTCCAAGACAATGCTATTACGCAAATCGATATCGCTTCATCCTATAGCAACACCCTAAT ACTTGTAGGGAACCCTGTGTGCTTAGACTCTCAATACGCAAATGGCTTATTCTGCCAGCTGAAGCAAAAGGTAGTAACTCCATACACTACCAGTCTAGCCAAGTGCGGTAACAGCAGTGCTTGCCCTGTTGATCAGAGTCTAAGTCCTCAGAGTTGCTCTTGTGCCTATCCGTACCAAGGATCGCTGGTATTTAGAGCACCCTTATTCGCCGACCTAACAAATAGCACACTGTTCCAGTCACTAGAGTCGAGCCTTTGGACTAAGCTCGAGCTCGCTCCCAACGCGGTTTACCTTTCAGATCTCCACTTCAGTAGTGATGGCTATCTCTATATTCAAGTGGAGTTCTTTTCCTCTACCGGAACGTCCTTTAACCGGTCGGAAATCATAAGAATCGGGTCCGATCTAACTAACCAAATTTGGAAGGCCCCACCTATTTTTGGACCCTATTACTTCCTTGGATATCCATATTTCTCCACAG GTGGGAGCGGAGGAAGTTCCTCGATGAGTACAGGAGTTATAGCTGGGATATCGGTTGCTTGTGCTCTTCTTTTGATCGGACTCGTTGTTGTGGGGTTGTATGCTTTGCGACAAAGGAAAGCTCGAAGGGAGGCCAAAACAACCAACCCTTTTG CTTCTTGGGGGGTTGGCGGCAAAGATGACGGATCTGCTCCACAGCTGAAAGGAGCAAGATGGTTCTCATTCGACGAAATGAAGAAGTGCACCAACAATTTCTCCGGAAACAATGAAATAGGAGCCGGAGGCTATGGCAAT GTCTATAAAGGAGTACTTACGAACGGGCAAATAGTCGCGATAAAAAGAGCACAGCAAGGATCGATGCAAGGCGCATTAGAGTTCAAAACTGAGATAGAGTTGCTGTCGAGGGTTCATCACAAGAACCTAGTAGGCCTTGTTGGCTTTTGCTTCGATCAAGGGGAGCAGATGCTGGTGTATGAATACATTCCTAACGGGACTTTGAGGGATAACTTGATCG GGAAAGGCGGAATGCACTTGGACTGGATGAAGAGACTAAAAATCGCCTTAGGCGCTGCTAGGGGACTAGCATATCTTCACGAGCTTGCCGACCCGCCGATCATCCATAGAGATATCAAGTCGACTAATATCTTATTGGATGAGAACTTAAACGCAAAGGTTGCCGATTTTGGGCTTTCGAAGCTAGTCTTGGACAGCCAAAAGGGGCATGTTTCTACTCAAGTCAAAGGAACATTG gGCTATTTGGATCCTGAGTACTACATGACCAAACAACTCTCGGAAAAGAGCGATGTATATAGCTTCGGCGTGGTCATGCTTGAACTAATATCTTCAAGGCTACCTATAGAGAAGGGCAAGTACATTGTTCGTGAAGTGAGAATGGCGATCGATCAATACGACCAAGAGTACTACGGATTACAAGACATCATAGACCCCTTGATTAAAATCTCGGTCAAGCTCGTAGGCTTCAGGCGGTTCGTGCAGTTGGCAATGGAATGTGTCGAAGAATCGGCCTCAAACCGGCCCACGATGAACGAGGTGGTAAAAGAAATCGAAATTATAATGCAGAATGAGGGAGTAAGTACTACGTCAAATTCGGCACAATCATCTGCGACGGAGTTTGGCAATGCAAGAGGTGCTCCTCGCCATCCTTATGAGGAGCAGGTACCGATAAGAGACGAGGGAAGCAGCGCTTTTGCATACAGTGGCGGATACTCCTACGAAGTGAATGTCGAACCGAAGTAG